A portion of the Sus scrofa isolate TJ Tabasco breed Duroc chromosome 5, Sscrofa11.1, whole genome shotgun sequence genome contains these proteins:
- the USP44 gene encoding ubiquitin carboxyl-terminal hydrolase 44 isoform X2, with translation MLTMDKCKHIGRLQLAHDHSILNPQKWHCVDCNTTESIWACLSCPHVACGRYIEEHALKHFQESSHPVALEVNEMYVFCYFCDDYVLNDNATGDLKLLRSTLSAIKSQSYHCTTRSGRVLRSVGTSDDSDFLHDGAQSLLQNEDQMYTALWHRRRILMGKIFRTWFEQSPIGRKRQEDQFQEKIAKREVKKRRQELEYQVEAELESMPPRKSLRLQGLAQSTTVEIVPVQVPLQTSASPVKVVSTSEDVRLKKASDFSVKRRPIVTPGVTGLRNLGNTCYMNSVLQVLSHLLIFRQCFLKLDLNRWLSVTANDKTRSSYKHLPVTDTVYQMNDCQEKETGSLHSRYPSLSLGLSGGASKSRKMELIQPREPSSQYISLCHELHTLFQVMWSGKWALVSPFAMLHSVWRLIPAFRGYAQQDAQEFLCELLDKIQHELETTGTRLPALIPTSQRKLIKQVLNVVNNIFHGQLLSQVTCLACDNKSNTIEPFWDLSLEFPERYQCSGKDIASQPCLVTEMLAKFTETEALEGKIYVCDQCNSKRRRFSSKPVVLTEAQKQLMICHLPQVLRLHLKRFRVLGTLQ, from the exons ATGCTAACGATGGATAAGTGCAAACACATCGGGCGGTTGCAGCTTGCTCACGACCATTCCATCCTCAACCCTCAGAAATGGCACTGTGTGGACTGTAACACAACAGAGTCCATCTGGGCGTGCCTTAGCTGTCCCCATGTTGCCTGTGGAAGATACATTGAAGAACACGCACTCAAGCACTTTCAAGAAAGCAGTCATCCTGTTGCCCTGGAGGTGAATGAGATGTATGTTTTTTGCTACTTTTGTGATGATTATGTTCTTAATGATAATGCAACTGGAGACCTGAAGTTACTGCGAAGTACGTTAAGTGCAATCAAAAGTCAGAGTTATCACTGTACTACTCGAAGTGGAAGGGTTTTGCGGTCTGTGGGTACAAGTGATGATTCGGATTTCTTACACGATGGTGCCCAATCTCTGCTTCAAAATGAAGATCAAATGTATACTGCTCTTTGGCACAGGAGGAGGATACTAATGGGTAAAATCTTTCGAACTTGGTTTGAACAGTCACCCATtggaagaaaaaggcaagaagatcaatttcaggaaaaaatagcaaaaagagaagtGAAGAAAAGACGGCAAGAACTGGAGTATCAAGTTGAAGCAGAACTGGAAAGTATGCCTCCAAGAAAGAGTTTACGTTTGCAAGGTCTAGCTCAGTCCACCACAGTCGAAATAGTTCCTGTTCAAGTACCACTACAAACCTCAGCATCCCCAGTGAAAGTCGTATCTACCTCAGAAGatgtaagattaaaaaaagcCAGTGACTTCTCCGTTAAACGAAGGCCCATCGTAACTCCTGGTGTAACAGGATTAAGAAATTTGGGAAATACTTGCTATATGAATTCTGTCCTTCAAGTGTTAagtcatttacttatttttcgacagtgttttttaaaacttgatttgAACCGATGGCTCTCTGTGACAGCTAATGATAAAACAAGATCATCTTATAAGCATCTTCCAGTCACAGATACAGTATATCAAATGAATGACTGCCAAGAAAAAGAAACGGGCTCTCTTCACTCCAGATATCCAAGTTTATCCTTAGGACTAAGTGGTGGAGCATCAAAGAGTAGAAAGATGGAGCTTATTCAACCAAGGGAGCCTAGTTCACAATACATTTCTCTCTGTCATGAACTGCATACTTTGTTCCAAGTCATGTGGTCTGGAAAGTGGGCCTTGGTCTCACCATTTGCTATGCTACACTCAGTATGGAGACTGATTCCTGCTTTTCGTGGTTATGCTCAACAAGATGCTCAGGAATTTCTTTGTGAGCTTTTGGATAAAATACAGCATGAACTGGAGACAACTGGTACCAGGTTACCAGCGCTTATTCCCACTTCTCAAAGGAAACTTATTAAACAGGTTCTGAATGTTGTGAATAACATTTTTCATGGACAGCTTCTTAGTCAg gTTACATGTCTTGCATGTGACAACAAATCAAATACCATAGAACCTTTCTGGGACTTGTCACTGGAATTTCCAGAAAGATACCAGTGCAGTGGAAAAGATATTGCCTCCCAGCCATGTCTGGTTACTGAAATGTTGGCCAAATTCACAGAAACTGAAGCTTTAGAAGGAAAAATCTACGTATGTGACCAATGTAATT CAAAGCGTAGAAGGTTTTCCTCAAAACCAGTTGTACTCACAGAAGCTCAGAAACAGCTTATGATTTGCCACCTACCTCAGGTTCTCAGACTACATCTTAAACGTTTCAG GGTTCTGGGTACACTGCAATGA
- the USP44 gene encoding ubiquitin carboxyl-terminal hydrolase 44 isoform X1: protein MLTMDKCKHIGRLQLAHDHSILNPQKWHCVDCNTTESIWACLSCPHVACGRYIEEHALKHFQESSHPVALEVNEMYVFCYFCDDYVLNDNATGDLKLLRSTLSAIKSQSYHCTTRSGRVLRSVGTSDDSDFLHDGAQSLLQNEDQMYTALWHRRRILMGKIFRTWFEQSPIGRKRQEDQFQEKIAKREVKKRRQELEYQVEAELESMPPRKSLRLQGLAQSTTVEIVPVQVPLQTSASPVKVVSTSEDVRLKKASDFSVKRRPIVTPGVTGLRNLGNTCYMNSVLQVLSHLLIFRQCFLKLDLNRWLSVTANDKTRSSYKHLPVTDTVYQMNDCQEKETGSLHSRYPSLSLGLSGGASKSRKMELIQPREPSSQYISLCHELHTLFQVMWSGKWALVSPFAMLHSVWRLIPAFRGYAQQDAQEFLCELLDKIQHELETTGTRLPALIPTSQRKLIKQVLNVVNNIFHGQLLSQVTCLACDNKSNTIEPFWDLSLEFPERYQCSGKDIASQPCLVTEMLAKFTETEALEGKIYVCDQCNSKRRRFSSKPVVLTEAQKQLMICHLPQVLRLHLKRFRWSGHNNREKIGVHVGFEEILNMEPYCCRESLKSLRPECFIYDLAAVVMHHGKGFGSGHYTAYCYNSEGGFWVHCNDSKLSMCTMDEVCKAQAYILFYTQRVAENGHSKLLPPELLSGSQHPSEEADTSSNEILS from the exons ATGCTAACGATGGATAAGTGCAAACACATCGGGCGGTTGCAGCTTGCTCACGACCATTCCATCCTCAACCCTCAGAAATGGCACTGTGTGGACTGTAACACAACAGAGTCCATCTGGGCGTGCCTTAGCTGTCCCCATGTTGCCTGTGGAAGATACATTGAAGAACACGCACTCAAGCACTTTCAAGAAAGCAGTCATCCTGTTGCCCTGGAGGTGAATGAGATGTATGTTTTTTGCTACTTTTGTGATGATTATGTTCTTAATGATAATGCAACTGGAGACCTGAAGTTACTGCGAAGTACGTTAAGTGCAATCAAAAGTCAGAGTTATCACTGTACTACTCGAAGTGGAAGGGTTTTGCGGTCTGTGGGTACAAGTGATGATTCGGATTTCTTACACGATGGTGCCCAATCTCTGCTTCAAAATGAAGATCAAATGTATACTGCTCTTTGGCACAGGAGGAGGATACTAATGGGTAAAATCTTTCGAACTTGGTTTGAACAGTCACCCATtggaagaaaaaggcaagaagatcaatttcaggaaaaaatagcaaaaagagaagtGAAGAAAAGACGGCAAGAACTGGAGTATCAAGTTGAAGCAGAACTGGAAAGTATGCCTCCAAGAAAGAGTTTACGTTTGCAAGGTCTAGCTCAGTCCACCACAGTCGAAATAGTTCCTGTTCAAGTACCACTACAAACCTCAGCATCCCCAGTGAAAGTCGTATCTACCTCAGAAGatgtaagattaaaaaaagcCAGTGACTTCTCCGTTAAACGAAGGCCCATCGTAACTCCTGGTGTAACAGGATTAAGAAATTTGGGAAATACTTGCTATATGAATTCTGTCCTTCAAGTGTTAagtcatttacttatttttcgacagtgttttttaaaacttgatttgAACCGATGGCTCTCTGTGACAGCTAATGATAAAACAAGATCATCTTATAAGCATCTTCCAGTCACAGATACAGTATATCAAATGAATGACTGCCAAGAAAAAGAAACGGGCTCTCTTCACTCCAGATATCCAAGTTTATCCTTAGGACTAAGTGGTGGAGCATCAAAGAGTAGAAAGATGGAGCTTATTCAACCAAGGGAGCCTAGTTCACAATACATTTCTCTCTGTCATGAACTGCATACTTTGTTCCAAGTCATGTGGTCTGGAAAGTGGGCCTTGGTCTCACCATTTGCTATGCTACACTCAGTATGGAGACTGATTCCTGCTTTTCGTGGTTATGCTCAACAAGATGCTCAGGAATTTCTTTGTGAGCTTTTGGATAAAATACAGCATGAACTGGAGACAACTGGTACCAGGTTACCAGCGCTTATTCCCACTTCTCAAAGGAAACTTATTAAACAGGTTCTGAATGTTGTGAATAACATTTTTCATGGACAGCTTCTTAGTCAg gTTACATGTCTTGCATGTGACAACAAATCAAATACCATAGAACCTTTCTGGGACTTGTCACTGGAATTTCCAGAAAGATACCAGTGCAGTGGAAAAGATATTGCCTCCCAGCCATGTCTGGTTACTGAAATGTTGGCCAAATTCACAGAAACTGAAGCTTTAGAAGGAAAAATCTACGTATGTGACCAATGTAATT CAAAGCGTAGAAGGTTTTCCTCAAAACCAGTTGTACTCACAGAAGCTCAGAAACAGCTTATGATTTGCCACCTACCTCAGGTTCTCAGACTACATCTTAAACGTTTCAG GTGGTCAGGACATAATAACCGAGAGAAGATTGGTGTTCATGTTGGCTTTGAAGAAATCTTAAACATGGAGCCCTATTGCTGCAGGGAATCCCTGAAATCCCTCAGACCAGAATGTTTTATCTATGACTTAGCTGCTGTAGTAATGCACCATGGGAAAGGATTTGGCTCAGGACACTACACTGCCTACTGTTATAATTCTGAAGGAG GGTTCTGGGTACACTGCAATGATTCCAAGCTAAGCATGTGCACTATGGATGAAGTATGCAAGGCCCAAGCTTATATCTTGTTTTATACCCAGCGAGTTGCTGAGAACGGACATTCTAAACTCTTGCCTCCAGAACTCTTGTCTGGAAGCCAACATCCCAGTGAAGAAGCTGATACCTCTTCTAATGAAATCCTTAGCTGA